The nucleotide window tagttGAATTGGAAAACAATGTAGGAAATATGTTGTTTTGGTTTTCTACAACACTTTTTGTTGATTACATTATACTCGAGTACTCTGATTACATTTTTACAGCAACAACTTTGTCTTACAATTTGACTTTAATCTTcaagttatttttataaatacCTTCAAGTGCCAAGTAATATCTGTATATAACTGTCATTTGTTACACagcataaagataaaataaatacagGAATCATATAAATAATTTAGCCATCTTTTATCAACAAGGTTTatcaaaaaaattcaatttatctaCATTTAAACTACGTTAAACTACATTTTAACTACAACTCCTCTACATATGAATAACAGGACTACAGTTCTAACACAGTTAAACTACATATTCACTACAATCTGGATACAATTTACGTTGAATGCATTCTTTATTAATATCAGTTTTTTTGTATACAGTAAATATTAAAGTTTAACTATTCTATAAAAAAAGACAGCTTTAGATGCTTTACAGAATACATAAAAACATAAATAGTGCAGATACACAAATTGATGTTTATACTTCTTATTCATCTTCAAAAACTTAAACAATTACACAAGAAAATCCGATAATTTGAGCTCACTAACATTTATTTTGAATAACTATTCTAACTACATGATATTCATTTCTTTTTCGGCGCATTCTTGCAAGttcttttgttatgcccttcacCTCCACAATTGCCACATGACACCTTGTATTTCTTTGACTTTATTTCATCAAATGTTTTATATCTTTCCTTGTGAGGTCTCCCTGGCTGCCTTTTATCTCCCGCCGGTGGCTTTACTACCTCATCCAAAATATGTTGTGGCACATCCCATTTGCCTTCATTAGGAAGAGGATTTACTGGCATTTCATAGGTAAGTAGAAGGCTCTTCCTTGTGTAATATGGAGAGCAATAGTTTTCGTATGTTTCATTCCTATGCCTTAATGCTGCCAAAGCATGCGCACATGGAAGTTCATCAAGTTGGAATTGTCCACAGCTACATTTCTTGTTTTCTAGACACACAATGTACCGCTTCACACCATCTAACACAGTATGTATATGATCtgttgaagccctcacctacAATTGAAGACCaaacacaaataataatacatcaATCATTAAAATGGATTATCAACAATTTACCTACAAATCAGCAATAAATATATTACAGCTCATCTACAAACTATTATTACCGACAATTTGACTACAGTTTAACTACAATCTGGAAACACTGCAGCTAGTACTTTTTTTTTCTCCTGCACCAAAAAAAATATCTTACCCTTAGTTTCTGAGATAATgtattgttgtcttccaattctTTGTTGTATTTGTGACCAAGGTATCTGAAAGTACCCTTTGCCTTCGATAACTTTTCTTTTGTCTAACGTTCAAGAAGAGTCCTCATATACTCAAATAGATCAAATATTGGCAGCTCTCTTGCATCTTTTGTTACAGCATTCAATGACTCGGCAATATTTGACGTCATAGTAAAAGTTCTATTCACCGTTGCATGTACTCTTGACCATCTATGATAGCCAATATCATATAGGTAAGACTTTACACGCGGGTCTACCTCTTCAATCTTCAAcatcctttcattaaattcatccagAGTGTATGACCGTGCTGTAGCAAAGTACAATTCATGTAATTGTAGATGTCCCTTCTTGAATTTTGACCTTATATTTGTCCATATATGCCACATGCAAGAGTAGTATGCCATGCCCGGATAGACAACTGATGTTGCCTTCAGTATACTCTCATGCCTATCTGAAACAACACACATTGAAGGTCTTTCACCATATGCCtccttgaattgctcaaagaaccacTTCCAAGACGCGTCGTTTTCAGAATCAACCACAGCATATGCCAAGGGCAAAATAGTACCTACATTTTTTAGACATAAAATATGATTAAATAACAACTACaatatatattgagaatatagacAAGTTAACTACATTCTTTTATAtaactacaaaataactacaacatAACTACAATTTAACTGCATTTTAAAGACTGTCTACAAAATAAGTACAAAATTATTCCATTATTTACCTGCTGCATCCATGGTGCTTGCTGTCAGCATAATCCCCCTGTAGGCTGACTTTAAGAATGTCCCATCAACCACTACTACCGGCCTACAATGTTGCCAACCATTTATTGATGTACAAAGAGCAACAAATGCGTATAAGAAGCAATCATCTGCTGCCTTCTTCAATTTAACAACAGAaccaggataattcttctcaagaatataaaaatatttgggtaatttGTTGTAGGAGTTACACGGATTCCCTCTCAAAAACTGTAAAGctttttcctttgctctccatgCTTGCATGTAGCTTAGGTCAAGTCCATTTTCGGATAACATGTCAGTTTGTATGTCCTTTGGTGTGTAAACAGTCTTAGGATCACAATACTTTGGAACGACCATGCTACCAAGTACTGTTGCAGTACGTTTGCGCTGTATGAATGTTTCGTCCATTAGGCAGCATGTGTGTTGTCGGCTGAAACTTCTTATCTTGAACATTGCCGAATCATTAATTGACGTTGCCTTGAAATGCCATTTACAGCTTTCAGCAACACATATAAGCCAGTAGCTACAAAAGAAATACAATATTTACACAAATTTATGaaaaactacaattaactacaaactgactacaatttaactacaatttataAAACCCACCTATCTTCAATCATACACTGATTTTGCTGATATATTATCCACAAATAACTACATACCTTCTATGACTAGATCTTTTTACTCTGAACTGGAACTTGTGCATCACTGAATAATTCTTCATTGCAGCAGCTACTGTTTGTTTGTCCTGATAAACTTGTCCTTCTTCAATATATGTTTGCGTAGAttcagttattatttcactttgataTTCCTCTATAACTGGTGAGGATGGAAATTCAAGTAAGTTTAGGGATCCAGACGAACCTGCAGACAATAAATTCATAAATGTAGTTTCTATGTAGATAATTTTGAAAGCAACATTGCTTTATTCTTTTCAGTACTATGTGAGctttgtagtttaattgtaggtAATTGTAGTAATATTGTAGATAACATAGTAACACCATAACTCTCTGCAATGTCGAATCAAACATACCTGCACTGGTGCTTTCATTGTTGATTGtcaattccatattgaaatctcTTACGCTTATACATAAAGGATACGAACCTaagtttttattctcttttttggtTTCCATGTACACACGAACCCCCATATCATTCCTAATTTCCATTGGAGGACAATTCTCATtcacaatgtatttgatttctataattttatcTGATGTATCAATCAATAATTGTTCTGCAATTGTAGAACTGAGAATTCCGTAGCTTGCATTATCATCTACCACAATGGCATCAACTTCAAAATCTCTAAATCTGTCATAGTTATCCCAATTACCATTCGATTTCAGCATTATTGGGATTTTTGACATGATTTCGTGTAGTTGATAGGAAAAAAGACGAAGAACAGATATAGTTTCGACAATTTGAGTATTGATATCGACGAAGAGCAATTTTGTATTCTACAATTTGTATTGCGTTGTAGAATTAGTAAAAGCAATTTGATTACTGGAGCTTCAGTAGCTTGCGTTTTTTGAGAATTGTAGTTGAGTGAGAGAAGAGAGATTTCTTTCTGTTGAGGAAGAAGAGAATTACGCAGCAATGAGATCTCCTTCCGTTTCAAAATTCGAATAAAATTATTGACAGAATCACAACAGATATGGTGCCTTCATTTTAGGGCTTTTTTTATGGCAAAATCTACCTATTTTTGGATTGGTATATAATTTGTAGTAAAAGTGTGGACTACACGGGTAAATAACAAATTATGAACATTTTTTGTAATAAggtttgatatatggtatagataggtaaaaatcccaaattttaagGTGCAGGTGCACATATGGCTATTTTCATGGATATTATTTAgagattaattagtatttataAAATACGGGTAGCATCGGAAAAAGTAGAAGGCTAAACTTGTGATCTAATGATCAATGAAATGAGTTGTaaagacaaaaaatatgtacTTATTAGTAGttgatttcttttgaattttggtggacaaaattaccaaactacctaTACTAGAGGAAAATAGCTAGTACTCAATGGAATAACCCAAGTACATCTCAGTTGTTTGTACTTTATCAACCAAAAATTTAGAAATGACCAATCCACGTAGGCACGACAACTTGCACTTAATGTCTTGCACTTATCCACATAAGCAACTTGCACTTGTTTTGAAAATGCTTTTTTTTGTCAAATGTATTTTTTTCTGGAAGGTAAATGTCTGACCAACcttaggaaaaaaaatatttctgtGTAAAAGCAAAAGCAGTTTTTAAAAAGCATAAAAAGTAATTtctctccaaaaatatttttttgaaaactacttttgaagaaaatatacttaaaattactttttaaaaatttggcTAAACATTAATTGTTATTCAAAAGTAATTTCTTGAAAAACACTTTTCATAAGAAGCAAATTCTAAAAGCACGGCCAAACATGCTAGAACATCTAGTCCCTCTACTTCCTGCAGCTCTTTTGACGGATATGCTAAAAGTAGGAGGTTCCATTAGACCTTGTCGTTTCCACCATTCAGCAAATGTACACTTCCTGATACTGAAGCTCAGTGTATCTAATTTCCTTTACTGTTTTACTTTTCTCCCTTCAGATATAACTCAATTGCACAATTCTCCATTTGTCAAACTTTCAAGTGCCCACTAATTTAATCCTAAATAGTATTCACACAGTTCAGAGTTTAACAGAAATAACCTCCAAGGTCTAATAACTCTAAGAAAAATGAGAAGAACAAAGGAACACAGTGGCAAATGGTGAAGTGGAGAATagaaagaagagaaaggaaagagATATCTGAAAAGGAGATCAAGGGAAACAAACAATACTTAGCTTGGGGAAGAGGATATCAAGTAAACAGAAATATGGCTGGTGAAGGTTGGACCCGGCAAATTCATCTTTATCGGCCATTAAAGCACAGACGATACCCTAATAGATATGATATAAGCTGGTTTACCGTGAAATCTATTTCAGTAGGGCGTATGATGTTGATGGCCCAAGGTAGAAAGCTCAATATGGCAATCCATAATATAACTGCTGATGCCATCTAATAAGCTCAACATTAAGGAACAATGGCCTTGATTATGCAATACATGCTCACTCTATTCACAGAAATATAAACCTTTAGATCTAACCCGTCCTAGCCCAGACCAGCGAATTTCACATTGtattcatacaaaattgtgctTTTTTCGTGTAAAAGGGTTGTGCAGGGCTGCAGGCAAGAAAATGGGCAGTGTAGTTTAGCAATAGTGGTACAATCTTCTTTCAGTACTCCAAAAGAAAGAATTCACAaataataaccaaaaaaaaaaaaaaaccaatgcaaTCCCATAAGTGGTCTGGAGAGGGTAATATATACgcggaccttacccctaccttataaaAATAGAGaggtttccgatagaccctcggctcaaggaacagTGGAAGTAAAGCAACCAAGCAACCAAGCAACaaacaatagtaacaacaatGTACTATGGTACCGAACGCGAATGACACATCATGTAATAATAAAGAACCATgaataagaaaatacaagaatatTCCTAGTAGTACCGGAAAGAATTCACAAATATATTCACCTTAAGGTCATTAAGCATCCACTAACAAATAGCCACTtacatatgtgtgtgtgtgtacacaCATTAGAGTATTATCTAGAGCATGTATCAGAAATATATAACCATAGCTTTGAGAAACTTGAAGCCAACAGAGCAAGCCAAAGAAACCCTGATGAGAAGTATCATCATTTTGCAACCTTTGCATTTTTAAATACTAATCCATGTAATCTAACCAATGTTCATAGTATAGAAAGGTAATTCATCCCTAAAATAAGCTGTACGATACCAGAAAGTGATCTCTCCAGCATGGCAGTAGCTACTAGCTGATGCCACAAAGCAGAGAAATCGAGTAAATAACAATCTGGAATCACTTACATCATCAGCCACCAAGGAGAAGCGCCACTATCCTACAGCAAACTGTGATGTGCTGTAGCCTGTACATGTTTTCAAAGCTCTTACTGGTGGTTCCAGTTCCATCCACTCCCGTTGAAAAGTGTTAACTCACTAAGGCCCACAAGTAGAAGCTAACCATTGTATCAGATGCTAATTTTCCATTGTACCCTCAGTATTGTTTAAGAGACTACTTTTTAATGCATAATTAGTTTGCAACTTTTTATTCAAACAAAGGGATAGTAGATTCAAATAGCAGAGAGCTAACATCTCCTAAAAATTTGTACATACCATCAAGCGACTAATTGCCTCTTCACTCAGAACTTCAAAAAAGCTGAAGCGAATTGTATGTAGAAGCTAGAAACACCATAAAACGCTAATATATCACATCTCGTCCCTACTATTGTCTGCAAGCGAAAGAACtacaagcaaaaaaaaaaaaaaaagaaaccagAGCAGCCTCACAATCAGAGAAGTGCCTAGATCATGCAAGCTTCTCTTGTTCCGAATTCACTTACACTTTGTTTCCCTTTGATGTAACATAATAAAAGGGATAAGTCAACTATAGGTTACTTCGTAGGAAATTTTACAAGGTTCAGAAGCATAATCATTATCCCCCAGATAGATATTGTCAATCACTATAGAAACTGTACTTCATTTGAcacggaaaaaaaaaagagaacaatcacACCAATAAAAAGGAAGACTTCAAAGACAACAGTAAGCTCGGTAGTTCAAATCCTGGTTGTCGTCATCTTGATACAGATTAAAATTAAAACATATACTACACGGAAAGAATGTCTTCTCCTTCCTTACCAGCAAGTATCATACAATTTATAATGGTTCTTTCTCCAAGATAACACAAATATCTTAAAAGAAAAGTTTGCATATGTCATAATatccacacatatatatagatatgCACAACTTAAAAACATCAACATAAGTAAAAGTCGTTTGAGAAAGATATCAAATCAGCTCCGTACTGAGAAAATAGACTTCAAATTTGACAGAAGTAGCTCAAGTGTGACATTGGCGAACATGCGAAGCATTTAATCCTCCAACTCAGTGGAAACATCTATCGCAACGATAGATGAAAAAACACAGTAACATAAGTAGCAGTATCAATCAACCATCAATGCATTTGAAGCCCCTGCAAACACACAACCAAACTATGAACAAAATGGTGCAGACGATTAAATCCAACGATAAGACCACCCAAACTTGCTTCTTCCACACTTTCTTGGCCTTTTGATGCCCCACTTCTCCATGAACCAATCCACCATTCTTTTGCATAACAACTGAAAATTCTCTGCTCAATTTGATCCCATGATCATCACAAATATCCACATTCACATTCTTCTCACTAACCTCTTCATGCTTCTTCTTAAACTGCCCGAAAAACCTCTTCTTTTTCTGTTTCAAACTATTAGCAGCATCAGCAAGCAACGGCATTGACCCCATTTTCTTCCCTTTAACAGAATCCAAACTCGAGCTCCGCCCATGATCCTCCAGCTCACTCCTGGTCGAATGGGAACCTTCACCCTCATCCACATCATCAATACTCGAAACCAACAGCTGGTGAAAAACCGGGTTCAGCTCACCCTGAAAGCAATGCGAATGGAGTTTATCCAATCTCTTCCTCCCAGATGATCGGTCCATCACTTCGCGAAACGCACCTTTAACCCTGCTTAAAAACGCTAACCCATCAGATTTATCGATCTTTTCATCGAAAATGGCGAAAAACACAAATGCGTTTTCGATTAAGAACGTGTACGTCCTGTTACGGACGGTGTGGGTGAAAAAAGTGTGTAAAGGTGGAGTCTTTTCAAGGCATTTTAAGGCAATCGAACCAAGATCGGCATCTTTTGAATTGATTTCAGCAAGGATGATTGTTCCTTTAGCAACACAAGCGTAGTAGACCAAATTCGGATCCGGAATCATCATTTAGGTGACCCGAAATAAACAAACATCCAAATCAATCGGATCCGAAACATCCAATGAGAGGATATGTAAATATATCAGTTGAAATAAATAGATAGAAATAACAGATATGTATGTAAATCTAGAGAAATCTATAGAAAAGGGAGAACATAAGAGATTTTGATTGCAGATTATTGGGAGGTGAGAGAAAGATTAGGGAGATTTAGGGTTTGGAAGGAAAGGGAAAGCAAGGATTGTTCTCTCGGCCATGGGAGAGaggagagaggagagggagaaGGAGAGAGAACAATCCGTAATCAAACTTTTATTTCACCAAAAGAAGGGATTAGATTATTCGGAAATAAGAAGGATGGGAttacattattgttcttcttagtaATCGCTTTTATCCTTTTTTTGCATTTACATTCAACTTTATTTGCCTCTATTATTCAAAGTTGGAGGGGAAGTTGATTTTTAAGCAAAGTTGACCTCTCCCATTTTAGGCcctaaaaataaaatgacatcaGCTAGTCACTCTAAAGGGTtgctatatttt belongs to Nicotiana tabacum cultivar K326 chromosome 6, ASM71507v2, whole genome shotgun sequence and includes:
- the LOC142182095 gene encoding uncharacterized protein LOC142182095, which produces MSKIPIMLKSNGNWDNYDRFRDFEVDAIVVDDNASYGILSSTIAEQLLIDTSDKIIEIKYIVNENCPPMEIRNDMGVRVYMETKKENKNLGSYPLCISVRDFNMELTINNESTSAGSSGSLNLLEFPSSPVIEEYQSEIITESTQTYIEEGQVYQDKQTVAAAMKNYSVMHKFQFRVKRSSHRSYWLICVAESCKWHFKATSINDSAMFKIRSFSRQHTCCLMDETFIQRKRTATVLGSMVVPKYCDPKTVYTPKDIQTDMLSENGLDLSYMQAWRAKEKALQFLRGNPCNSYNKLPKYFYILEKNYPGSVVKLKKAADDCFLYAFVALCTSINGWQHCRPVVVVDGTFLKSAYRGIMLTASTMDAAGTILPLAYAVVDSENDASWKWFFEQFKEAYGERPSMCVVSDRHESILKATSVVYPGMAYYSCMWHIWTNIRSKFKKGHLQLHELYFATARSYTLDEFNERMLKIEEVDPRVKSYLYDIGYHRWSRVHATVNRTFTMTSNIAESLNATKEKLSKAKGTFRYLGHKYNKELEDNNTLSQKLRVRASTDHIHTVLDGVKRYIVCLENKKCSCGQFQLDELPCAHALAALRHRNETYENYCSPYYTRKSLLLTYEMPVNPLPNEGKWDVPQHILDEVVKPPAGDKRQPGRPHKERYKTFDEIKSKKYKVSCGNCGGEGHNKRTCKNAPKKK
- the LOC107826159 gene encoding phytolongin Phyl2.2-like; this encodes MMIPDPNLVYYACVAKGTIILAEINSKDADLGSIALKCLEKTPPLHTFFTHTVRNRTYTFLIENAFVFFAIFDEKIDKSDGLAFLSRVKGAFREVMDRSSGRKRLDKLHSHCFQGELNPVFHQLLVSSIDDVDEGEGSHSTRSELEDHGRSSSLDSVKGKKMGSMPLLADAANSLKQKKKRFFGQFKKKHEEVSEKNVNVDICDDHGIKLSREFSVVMQKNGGLVHGEVGHQKAKKVWKKQVWVVLSLDLIVCTILFIVWLCVCRGFKCIDG